Proteins from one Peromyscus eremicus unplaced genomic scaffold, PerEre_H2_v1 PerEre#2#chr22_unloc_1, whole genome shotgun sequence genomic window:
- the LOC131900701 gene encoding LOW QUALITY PROTEIN: zinc finger protein 260-like (The sequence of the model RefSeq protein was modified relative to this genomic sequence to represent the inferred CDS: inserted 3 bases in 2 codons), giving the protein MDAVTYEDVHVNFTHEEWALLDPSQKSLYKDVMLETYWNLTCIGYKWEDHNIEEHCQSCRRNGRCVICHSGYNSCEHKGHEKKHGTSVSLRTTGRYVVVPTMRRHDDYDRSLHLIGFPTSVGIHQETLIGEKPYEYQEYGNSAVSTGSLCTCSVSHSIRKCYECNQCGQTLNSSCSVQRCEKAHVGRENNKCESSTKGFRLDRHGQTHQTTSNEEALYECNQHDKAFISDCSLEVYQRIYLEGKPYEYNQSYKAFGCDTLHHHVHRIQTQEKWYECNQCSKAFVQMSDLHRHERVHTGEKTYEYNQCDKAFAEMRNLHSHERFHTREKPYLYNQCGKAFTGKSSLQSHERIHTGEKPYECNQCDKAFAQKSSLQRHERIHTGEKPYECNQCGKAFAQKSSLLIHKRIHTGERPYECNQCGKAFAKKSYLLTHENLHTGEKPHECNQCGKAFAMKSYLLSHERIHTGEKPYECNQCGKAFVQKTSLQIHERIHTGEKPYECNQCGKAFTKKSYLLTHERIHTGEKPYECNQCGKAFAMKRYLLSHERIHTGEKPYECNQCGKAFAQKSSLRIHKRIHTGEKPYECNQCGKTFIQKSSLLVHERIHTGEKPYKCDICGKAFAQKISLQSHERIHXGEKPYECNRCGKAFATKSYRFTHGTSHMGEKPYECNQCGKAFVHKSSLLSHERIHTGXRPYKYDQCGKAFAKKSYLHSHENSYWTVTYGCNQCDNFRCELM; this is encoded by the exons GTGTGTCATCTGTCACTCTGGATACAATTCATGTGAGCATAAGGGACATGAAAAAAAGCATGGTACTTCTGTCTCTCTGAGAACAACTGGAAGATATGTGGTAGTTCCCACTATGAGAAGACATGATGACTATGATAGAAGTTTACActtaattggttttccaacttcagTGGGAATTCATCAAGAAACTCTCAttggagaaaaaccttatgagTACCAGGAATATGGAAATTCAGCTGTCTCTACTGGTTCACTGTGCACATGTAGTGTGTCTCACAGTATAAGAAAATGttatgaatgcaatcagtgtggtcaGACCCTGAATTCTTCATGTTCTGTTCAAAGATGTGAAAAAGCTCATGtgggaagagaaaataataaatgtgagtCATCTACTAAAGGCTTTAGGCTTGACAGGCATGGTCAAACACACCAAACAACCAGTAATGAAGAGGctctctatgaatgtaatcaacaTGATAAAGCCTTTATATCTGATTGCTCTTTAGAAGTATACCAAAGAATTTATTTGGAAGGAAAACCCTATGAGTATAATCAAAGTTATAAAGCCTTTGGATGTGATACTCTTCATCATCACGTACATAGAATTCAAACTCAAGAGAAATggtatgaatgtaatcaatgtagtaaagcctttgtacagatGAGTGATCTTCACAGACATGAAagagttcatactggagagaaaacatatgaatataatcaatgtgataaagctttTGCAGAGATGAGAAATCTTCACAGTCATGAAAGATTTCATAcaagagagaaaccctatttatataatcaatgtggtaaagcctttacaggaaagagtagtcttcaaagtcatgaaagaattcatactggagagaaaccctatgagtgtaatcaatgtgataaagcctttgcacaaaagagtagtcttcaaagacatgaaagaattcatactggagaaaaaccttatgaatgtaatcaatgtggtaaagcctttgcacagaagAGTAGTCTTCTAATTCataaaagaattcatactggagagagaccctatgaatgtaatcaatgtggtaaagcctttgcaaaaaaGAGTTATCTTCTCACCCATGAAAAcctccatactggagagaaaccccatgaatgtaatcaatgtggtaaagcctttgcaatgAAGAGTTATCTTCTCagccatgaaagaattcatactggagaaaaaccttatgaatgtaatcagtgtggtaaagcctttgtacagaaGACTAGTCTTCaaattcatgaaagaattcatactggagagaaaccctatgaatgtaatcaatgtggtaaagcctttacaaaAAAGAGTTATCTTCTCacccatgaaagaattcatactggagagaaaccctatgaatgtaatcaatgtggtaaagcctttgcaatgAAGAGGTATCTTCTCagccatgaaagaattcatactggagagaaaccttatgaatgtaatcaatgtggtaaagcctttgcacagaagAGTAGTCTTCGAATTCataaaagaattcatactggagagaaaccctatgaatgtaatcaatgtggtaaaacctttatACAGAAGAGTAGCCTTCTagttcatgaaagaattcatactggagagaaaccatataaaTGTGACatatgtggtaaagcctttgcacagaagATTAGtcttcaaagtcatgaaagaattc acggagagaaaccctatgaatgtaatcgatgtggtaaggcctttgcaACAAAGAGTTATCGTTTCACCCATGGAACAAGTCATatgggagagaaaccctatgaatgtaatcaatgtggtaaagcctttgtacataaGAGTAGCCTTctaagtcatgaaagaattcatactgg gaGACCCTATAAATATGACcaatgtggtaaagcatttgcaaaGAAGAGTTATCTTCACAGTCATGAGAATTCATACTGGACAGTAACATAtggatgtaatcaatgtgataatttCAGATGTGAGctgatgtga